From one Planococcus citri chromosome 3, ihPlaCitr1.1, whole genome shotgun sequence genomic stretch:
- the LOC135840749 gene encoding neurotrimin-like isoform X2, with translation MLINNLKCFTFLILFIPLFNFGFVLCILFSEIPKFGNLMKNVTVTVGRDTVLTCVVENLSTFKVAWLRVDTQTILTIQNHVITKNHRIAVSNSDQQVWRLHIKDVRIGDRGPYMCQINTDPMKSQTAYIEVVAPPDILDYPTSSDVIIGEGSNVTLQCAADGSPTPLITWRREDGSEIFLDQVPNKAFIVKNDMLTLLRVDWRHSGIYLCIASNGVPPTVSKRISVLVQYAPKIYIRNQLIGSYIGKSLTLECETEAYPKPIYYWTSSNGQLITDGEKYETVFQNNMYRISMKLFIKEVTESSFGVYQCISKNPLGTSEGIIKVYLINNTVEASISVSQPIFRLNSIILFTGVFISINLFIMKR, from the exons ATGCTTATAAATAATCTTAAATGTTTTACGTtccttattttatttattccgctgttcaattttggattcgtcttgt gcattttattttcagaaataccTAAATTTggaaacttgatgaaaaacgTTACCGTAACTGTGGGACGAGATACCGTCTTGACTTGCGTTGtagaaaatttatcaacttttaaa GTAGCTTGGTTAAGAGTCGATACGCAAACCATTTTAACAATTCAAAATCAcgtcatcacaaaaaatcatcgaatagCGGTATCAAATAGTGACCAGCAAGTATGGAGATTGCACATAAAAGATGTACGAATCGGTGACAGGGGACCGTACATGTGTCAAATCAATACTGATCCGATGAAAAGCCAAACAGCATACATAGAAGTTGTTG CGCCTCCAGatattttggattatccgactaGTTCAGATGTGATAATTGGCGAAGGAAGCAACGTTACTTTACAATGTGCCGCCGATGGTTCCCCAACTCCACTGATTACTTGGAGACGTGAAGATGGGTCGGAAATATTCTTAGATCAAGTTCCTAATAAAG CATTTATTGTCAAGAATGATATGTTAACGTTATTGAGGGTGGACTGGAGGCATTCGGGAATATATTTATGTATAGCATCGAATGGAGTTCCACCAACAGTTAGTAAACGAATATCCGTACTTGTTCAGT ATGCACCAAAAATATATATTAGAAACCAACTGATCGGAAGTTACATCGGAAAATCATTGACTTTGGAATGTGAAACGGAGGCATATCCGAAACCAATTTATTACTGGACCTCAAGCAATGGACAGTTAATAACAGATG gtgaaaaataCGAAACCGTTTTTCAGAATAACATGTATAGAATTAGCatgaaattattcataaaagaaGTGACGGAATCAAGTTTTGGTGTGTATCAATGTATATCAAAAAATCCACTAGGGACTTCCGAAGGGATCATCAAAGTCTATC TTATCAATAACACCGTTGAAGCTTCCATTTCAGTTTCACAACCAATTTTCCGGCTAAAtagtataattttatttaccggtgtatttatttcaattaatttgtTCATAATGAAACGATAA
- the LOC135840749 gene encoding neurotrimin-like isoform X1, whose amino-acid sequence MLINNLKCFTFLILFIPLFNFGFVLCILFSEIPKFGNLMKNVTVTVGRDTVLTCVVENLSTFKVAWLRVDTQTILTIQNHVITKNHRIAVSNSDQQVWRLHIKDVRIGDRGPYMCQINTDPMKSQTAYIEVVAPPDILDYPTSSDVIIGEGSNVTLQCAADGSPTPLITWRREDGSEIFLDQVPNKAFIVKNDMLTLLRVDWRHSGIYLCIASNGVPPTVSKRISVLVQYAPKIYIRNQLIGSYIGKSLTLECETEAYPKPIYYWTSSNGQLITDGEKYETVFQNNMYRISMKLFIKEVTESSFGVYQCISKNPLGTSEGIIKVYPLEEGWIWKSTIKPHSFINNTVEASISVSQPIFRLNSIILFTGVFISINLFIMKR is encoded by the exons ATGCTTATAAATAATCTTAAATGTTTTACGTtccttattttatttattccgctgttcaattttggattcgtcttgt gcattttattttcagaaataccTAAATTTggaaacttgatgaaaaacgTTACCGTAACTGTGGGACGAGATACCGTCTTGACTTGCGTTGtagaaaatttatcaacttttaaa GTAGCTTGGTTAAGAGTCGATACGCAAACCATTTTAACAATTCAAAATCAcgtcatcacaaaaaatcatcgaatagCGGTATCAAATAGTGACCAGCAAGTATGGAGATTGCACATAAAAGATGTACGAATCGGTGACAGGGGACCGTACATGTGTCAAATCAATACTGATCCGATGAAAAGCCAAACAGCATACATAGAAGTTGTTG CGCCTCCAGatattttggattatccgactaGTTCAGATGTGATAATTGGCGAAGGAAGCAACGTTACTTTACAATGTGCCGCCGATGGTTCCCCAACTCCACTGATTACTTGGAGACGTGAAGATGGGTCGGAAATATTCTTAGATCAAGTTCCTAATAAAG CATTTATTGTCAAGAATGATATGTTAACGTTATTGAGGGTGGACTGGAGGCATTCGGGAATATATTTATGTATAGCATCGAATGGAGTTCCACCAACAGTTAGTAAACGAATATCCGTACTTGTTCAGT ATGCACCAAAAATATATATTAGAAACCAACTGATCGGAAGTTACATCGGAAAATCATTGACTTTGGAATGTGAAACGGAGGCATATCCGAAACCAATTTATTACTGGACCTCAAGCAATGGACAGTTAATAACAGATG gtgaaaaataCGAAACCGTTTTTCAGAATAACATGTATAGAATTAGCatgaaattattcataaaagaaGTGACGGAATCAAGTTTTGGTGTGTATCAATGTATATCAAAAAATCCACTAGGGACTTCCGAAGGGATCATCAAAGTCTATC ctTTAGAAGAAGGTTGGATTTGGAAATCTACAATAAAACCACATAGTT TTATCAATAACACCGTTGAAGCTTCCATTTCAGTTTCACAACCAATTTTCCGGCTAAAtagtataattttatttaccggtgtatttatttcaattaatttgtTCATAATGAAACGATAA
- the LOC135841855 gene encoding DNA-binding protein RFX2-like: MMATFSVTENTNRNSPSPTMATAGQLLTTGGTATITVVANASGQTLLVQPTTIVNTSPPRHTILKQVSKITNDPSSPKLETDDVITETSEDRVIERGTRTIVENAHYITVPEGTTAARSYTSLTPVTPSIVPETETVGTNGVSHSTYVQYVDGTSDQAIYTTNGQMAYPVYTVNDSGTTMYSPSSGQYYQTNNGSPVAYSQVIRVANNINQGNNQSQIINNGPYLIQQNVDSDHTIITTTTARNTSTSDVTYLVNSTSTINNTNNNVVVSAPSTSNETVANNNNSQHSVDTASNINHIPRVSPVTVQWLLDNYETADGVSLPRSTLYYYYMHHCNESKIDPVNAASFGKLIRSVFIGLRTRRLGTRGNSKYHYYGIRLKPDSPLNNLSVNEENGTFTNRTTNGNACQTQKRFRSSKPETNDTQYNTEQNHSTSSYQSVSSPESQHNQFLGDGTSAIPDFPEIIFNNGTLPEDCSLDDVDTFRSIYREHCEMFLHAIENLEFSTIESLWREFWRCQDSLDDCEEERYLSKTKLYQLSKCPEVQDFVRYVDYRFYQNLVTVLVPDVLRSIPSSLTQSIRNFAKSLETWLSSAMVDCPREITVIKSNTVSAFSQTLRRYTSLNHLAQAAGAVLQNSAQINQMLTDLNRVDFHNVQEQASWVSQCDTDLVRRLEEDFKITLQQQNSLEEWANWLKSVVDEVLKPYVGKKSYIKAARQFLLKWSFYSSMVIRDLTLRSASSFGSFHLIRLLYDEYMFYVIEHLVAKATGETPMAVMGESFLQKYPTTTSEYINFDVINDNSDRDNGSITIETLDSDSSNLLLASNDIME; this comes from the exons ATGATGGCAACGTTTAGTGTCACTGAAAACACCAATCGAAATTCACCATCGCCGACGATGGCAACAGCTGGACAGCTGTTAACTACGGGTGGTACTGCAACCATAACCGTTGTAGCAAATGCATCCGGTCAGACCCTATTAGTTCAACCAACCACTATAGTAAATACATCACCACCAAGGCATACTATATTGAAACAAGTCAGCAAAATT ACCAATGATCCATCGTCGCCAAAATTAGAAACCGACGATGTAATTACAGAAACAAGTGAAGATCGAGTTATCGAAAGAGGGACCAGAACTATCGTTGAAAATGCTCATTACATTACTGTTCCTG AAGGTACGACAGCAGCTAGATCATATACCTCATTAACTCCAGTTACTCCGTCGATAG TACCAGAAACTGAAACTGTTGGTACTAATGGAGTATCTCACTCGACTTATGTCCAGTACGTGGATGGTACATCAGACCAAGCAATCTATACAACTAATGGACAAAT GGCTTATCCTGTTTATACTGTCAATGATTCCGGAACAACAATGTACTCTCCATCTTCTGGTCAATATTATCAAACAAATAATGGTAGTCCGGTAGCATATTCTCAAGTAATTAGA GTTGCTAATAATATTAACCAAGGTAATAATCAATCGCAAATCATCAACAATGGCCCGTATCTGATACAACAAAACGTCGACAGTGATCATACTATTATTACTACCACCACTGCGAGGAATACATCTACTTCT GATGTGACATATTTGGTGAACTCAACTAGTACAATTAATAATACGAATAATAACGTAGTCGTGTCTGCTCCTAGTACGTCAAATGAAACTGTGGCCAATAACAATAATTCACAGCATTCTGTCGACACAGCCAGCAACATCAATCATATCCCTCGAGTATCTCCAGTCACT GTACAATGGCTATTAGATAATTACGAAACAGCGGATGGAGTATCGCTACCTCGCTCAactttatattattattatatgcACCATTGCAACGAAAGTAAAATAGATCCTGTGAATGCTGCATCGTTTGGCAAATTGATTAGATCTGTATTCATAGGATTAAGAACCAGGCGTTTAGGAACGAG AGGTAATTCCAAGTACCATTATTATGGCATACGTTTGAAACCAGACTCTCCTTTGAATAATCTATCAGTGAATGAAGAGAATGGTACATTCACTAATCGAACTACGAACGGTAACGCTTGCCAAACTCAGAAACGTTTTAGATCCAGTAAACCTGAAACAAATGATACTCAATATAATACTGAACAAAATCATTCCACTTCATCTTATCAGTCAGTGTCATCTCCTGAG TCTCAACACAATCAATTCTTGGGAGATGGCACTTCAGCGATTCCAGATTTTCCAGAGATTATTTTCAATAACGGAACATTACCGGAAGATTGTTCGTTGGATGATGTAGATACTTTTCGAAGCATTTATCGAGAACATTGCGAAATGTTCTTACATGCTATCGAAAATCTAGAGTTTTCGACTATCGAATCTTTGTGGCGAGAGTTTTGGCGCTGTCAAGATAGTTTGGATGATTGCGAAGAAGAAAGATATTTATCGAA AACAAAACTGTATCAGCTGTCGAAATGTCCGGAAGTTCAGGATTTCGTTCGTTATGTCGACTATCGCTTTTATCAGAATCTAGTCACTGTTCTAGTCCCCGATGTTTTACGATCGATCCCAA GTTCCTTAACTCAGTCCATCcgtaattttgccaaaagtttagAAACATGGTTGTCATCTGCCATGGTCGACTGTCCTCGAGAAATAACCGTTATCAAG TCAAATACGGTCAGTGCGTTTTCGCAAACGCTTCGACGTTACACATCTCTGAATCACTTAGCTCAAGCTGCTGGAGCCGTTTTACAAAATTCCGCCCAAATAAATCAAATGTTGACTGATTTAAATCGCGTTGATTTTCACAACGTCCAAGAACAG GCGTCCTGGGTCTCCCAATGTGATACTGACCTGGTTCGACGATTAGAGGAAGATTTCAAGATCACTTTACAGCAACAAAATTCTCTGGAAGAATGGGCTAATTGGTTGAAAAGTGTCGTCGACGAAGTATTAAAACCATATGTTGGTAAAAAGTCGTACATCAAAGCAGCACGTcagtttttattgaaatggtCATTTTATAG TTCCATGGTTATTCGTGATTTGACTTTGAGAAGTGCCTCTAGTTTCGGTTCGTTTCATTTGATAAGATTATTGTACGATGAATATATGTTCTATGTGATTGAACATCTTGTTGCCAAAGCTACCGGCGAGACTCCGATGGCCGTTATGGGAGAA TCTTTTTTACAGAAATATCCAACGACGACTTCGGAATACATCAACTTTGATGTTATTAATGATAATTCAGACCGTGATAATGGCTCGATTACTATCGAAACATTAGACAGCGATTCGTCTAATTTATTGCTCGCTTCTAACGATATTATGGAGTAA
- the LOC135841857 gene encoding prostaglandin reductase 1-like isoform X2, whose translation MVSTKKFIMVKHFDGLPKLSDFSIVEETLPSLKDGEILTEAIWISVDPYIRAYSVRMPAGEKVIGGQVAKVLESKNPNYNVNDLIVGNFGWQTVSIISPDTFHKTTGNPAPYKLPDIGNLSPSLGLGILGMPGNTALFGFLEVCKPQPGEIVVVSGAAGAVGSHVAQIAKHIGCIVIGFAGTDEKVNYLLNDLKLDAAFNYKKVEIASSLAKIAPQGVDCYFDNVGGEISSIVMYQMKTNGRVSVCGSISSYNADAKSLPKASVLQPAIVMKQLSVQGFLVWKWSDRFLEGIQQNLTWIKEGWLKYREKVFEGFEKLPEAFIDMLEGGNIGKAVVKV comes from the exons ATGGTTAGCACAAAAAAGTTCATTATGGTCAAACACTTCGATggtttgccaaaattatcagacTTTTCCATCGTGGAAGAAACTTTACCATCTTTAAAAGACGGAG aaattcTTACAGAAGCGATATGGATTAGCGTGGATCCCTACATAAG GGCATATTCAGTTCGAATGCCAGCCGGTGAAAAAGTTATCGGAGGTCAAGTAGCCAA AGTTCTCGAGAGCAAAAACCCCAACTACAATGTGAATGATCTAATCGTCGGCAATTTCGGGTGGCAAACTGTATCAATAATATCTCCAGATACTTTTCATAAAACTACTGGAAATCCGGCACCTTATAAATTACCAGATATCGGCAACTTGTCGCCTTCTCTAGGATTAGGCATATTAGGAATGCCCGG AAACACTGCGCTCTTCGGATTTTTAGAAGTTTGTAAACCTCAGCCAGGAGAAATAGTTGTCGTAAGTGGTGCAGCAGGCGCGGTAGGCAGTCATGTAGCTCAAATCGCCAAACATATCG gTTGTATCGTGATTGGGTTTGCTGGCACTGATGAAAAAGTAAACTATTTGCTCAACGATTTGAAGCTAGACGCCGCCTTCAATTATAAAAAAGTCGAAATCGCATCCTCACTAGCAAAAATAGCTCCTCAAGGAGTTGACTGCTATTTCGATAAC GTGGGAGGAGAAATCAGTAGTATCGTTATGTATCAAATGAAAACTAATGGACGTGTCTCAGTGTGCGGCTCAATTTCATCTTATAATGCTGACGCAAAAAGTTTACCCAAAG cATCGGTACTTCAACCTGCAATCGTAATGAAGCAATTATCAGTGCAAGGATTCCTCGTATGGAAATGGTCGGACAGATTTCTCGAAGGAATTCAGCAAAATCTTACATGGATCAAAGAG GGCTGGTTAAAATATCGTGAAAAAGTCTTCGAAGGATTCGAAAAACTACCCGAAGCATTTATAGATATGTTAGAAGGTGGAAATATCGGAAAAGCGGTCGTTAAAGTATAA
- the LOC135841857 gene encoding prostaglandin reductase 1-like isoform X1, with product MIMFNGCILGTAETMVSTKKFIMVKHFDGLPKLSDFSIVEETLPSLKDGEILTEAIWISVDPYIRAYSVRMPAGEKVIGGQVAKVLESKNPNYNVNDLIVGNFGWQTVSIISPDTFHKTTGNPAPYKLPDIGNLSPSLGLGILGMPGNTALFGFLEVCKPQPGEIVVVSGAAGAVGSHVAQIAKHIGCIVIGFAGTDEKVNYLLNDLKLDAAFNYKKVEIASSLAKIAPQGVDCYFDNVGGEISSIVMYQMKTNGRVSVCGSISSYNADAKSLPKASVLQPAIVMKQLSVQGFLVWKWSDRFLEGIQQNLTWIKEGWLKYREKVFEGFEKLPEAFIDMLEGGNIGKAVVKV from the exons ATGATCATGTTTAATGGATGTATTTTAGGTACAGCTGAAACCATGGTTAGCACAAAAAAGTTCATTATGGTCAAACACTTCGATggtttgccaaaattatcagacTTTTCCATCGTGGAAGAAACTTTACCATCTTTAAAAGACGGAG aaattcTTACAGAAGCGATATGGATTAGCGTGGATCCCTACATAAG GGCATATTCAGTTCGAATGCCAGCCGGTGAAAAAGTTATCGGAGGTCAAGTAGCCAA AGTTCTCGAGAGCAAAAACCCCAACTACAATGTGAATGATCTAATCGTCGGCAATTTCGGGTGGCAAACTGTATCAATAATATCTCCAGATACTTTTCATAAAACTACTGGAAATCCGGCACCTTATAAATTACCAGATATCGGCAACTTGTCGCCTTCTCTAGGATTAGGCATATTAGGAATGCCCGG AAACACTGCGCTCTTCGGATTTTTAGAAGTTTGTAAACCTCAGCCAGGAGAAATAGTTGTCGTAAGTGGTGCAGCAGGCGCGGTAGGCAGTCATGTAGCTCAAATCGCCAAACATATCG gTTGTATCGTGATTGGGTTTGCTGGCACTGATGAAAAAGTAAACTATTTGCTCAACGATTTGAAGCTAGACGCCGCCTTCAATTATAAAAAAGTCGAAATCGCATCCTCACTAGCAAAAATAGCTCCTCAAGGAGTTGACTGCTATTTCGATAAC GTGGGAGGAGAAATCAGTAGTATCGTTATGTATCAAATGAAAACTAATGGACGTGTCTCAGTGTGCGGCTCAATTTCATCTTATAATGCTGACGCAAAAAGTTTACCCAAAG cATCGGTACTTCAACCTGCAATCGTAATGAAGCAATTATCAGTGCAAGGATTCCTCGTATGGAAATGGTCGGACAGATTTCTCGAAGGAATTCAGCAAAATCTTACATGGATCAAAGAG GGCTGGTTAAAATATCGTGAAAAAGTCTTCGAAGGATTCGAAAAACTACCCGAAGCATTTATAGATATGTTAGAAGGTGGAAATATCGGAAAAGCGGTCGTTAAAGTATAA